TGTAGTAAATCTCGGCGATTCCAATACCAATCCCGATTTCTACAGGTGCTGTGAGAGAAAAGACTATCACCATAGTTAAAGTTTTCTTCAATTCAAACTTTGCCTGCAcacacaaacaaaagaaaaaaaggtatAAGAACTTCATTATCACATTGGAGAGACGTAGaagatggattacatccctccacaaggcccatcaaATAACAAGGTCTAGCCCGCTAAGCGAGGAGTTTACTCGGCTCGGCGAGAAGATTCATCGGCTCGGCCCTAGAATGCTTTTAGCCGACGACGAAGCCGAAGCCGATTAAAAGTATATGGCTTGAAGGGACTCCCCGAAGGCCCATATACTCGGCCTTCTTGGATAAGGCCCAAGAAGACACATTCGGATTAGGGCATACGAGGACGGAGAGCTTATAAAGGGAGAGGAGGCAACAACAAGAAGGGGATCGACACTTTACACTCACATACGgagcggctagatctagggttttagtCTCTCTTTATCTCTCACCGCTTTGTACCTTCCCGGTTAACTCCCTGAGCATCGTCATGTCTCCTTATCCTCTTTGTCACTCTTGTAATCCCTTGGTCagatctaataaaacgtctttatTCATCCCACCTTCGAGTTCTTTCAATCTAGTCGACTGAACCCCGTAcaaacaattggcgcccaccgtggggcaggAATAAAGCAACGTTTCTAGATTCTCTACATGGCTCAAGACGACACCACGTTCGGTGCTTCAGGCGAAGAACTGACTCCTACGCCTGAAGCCGCGCCACCAATCCCCGCAGATTTCATGAGCTCCGTCATGGCGCGATTCGCTCAACAAGACGAAGTTCAAAAAATGACCAACGAACAGCTTGATGCTCTGGTCGCAGCATTCACTGCTCCTGACGGCCAAACGAGCCGTCCTCAACTGATCCGCTGTCGCCTCTTCAACACAAACCCTACAGCGATGGGCGACGACCACATTTCAGATGAATCAGAGCCTAACGAACCTCTCCCCGCTGACGCTCCTCAGATCGGACCAGATCTCGCGACCATACGTGATATCGCCGAACTCAAACTCAACTTTCAGCAGATAAGTTCGAAGATCCATCAAGCTACTAGTGCGGCTCCGCAAATCGAGAGTGTGCTCACTGCAACCTCCCGAACCCCTTTCACCAGTACACTAACCGACGTACAACTCAGAAAAATAGAGAAGTTGCGCCTTTCGGAGTACAAGCCCGAAGGAGACCCCGTCGAACACATGACAGCTTTCAACATCACAATGGCACGGGCTCGTCTTTCCGACGAAGAAAGGGACGCTGGCTACTGTCAACTGTTTGTCGAGACCCTCCACGAGCAGGCCCTAACCTGGTTCACTCAACTTGAAGAGAACTCGATCAGTAGCTTCCGCGATCTATCAGCAGCATTCTTCAAGACATACATTATGTTTACAAAGCGCAGCGCTACTGCTTCTAGTCTATGGAACCTATCGCAAACTCAAGGTCACAGCCTCCGCGACTACATGGAAAAATTCAAAGTAGTAGTCTTAAGGATCGCGATCCCAGATGACATCGCCATCGACACCCTGATGAACACCTTATGGGTCCGCTCCAAGTTTCGTGAGGACTTATACCAAAACCCAACCACCTCGCTCCAAGATGCCATCGCTTGCTCTCACAACATCATCCGAATGGAAGAGGATACAAAGGCGATCATCAGTAGGCTGAACGCAGCGAAACCTCCAGCGACCAAAACCGCTCACACTCGGGCAGAACCGCGTCAGCATGCCCCTAGCGACAAGAACAACCGTAAGAACGGTTTTATGTATATCGTCGACGAGAACAACGTACCAGTCTCGAACATGGTGGTCCGAGGAGAAGGATGGAACAAGTGGGTCAAAGAGCTCGACTCGCCCGACGAGCCAACTAATGATGTCTGCACAACCCAACCTGACCTAACAACGGGTCCTTCCAGAACCGTTGATCTCACCAAGCATTGCAAATATCACGACGCCAAAGGACACGACACGACAGAGTGCAAATCACTCTACGCACACTATCTCTCGTCTCTCGGCAACGGCGACTTCAAAGTCGAGCCTCTAAAAGCTAAGCCCAAAAATGGCAAAAGTTAAAGCAAAAATAAGGAAAGAAGAGCCCAGCGCAAGACAACCGGCAAAGGCCGACAAAACGAAAAATGACCACAGGACGAGGATAAGGCTCTAAAGGATGATGGTAACAACGACTCTTTTGCTGACGAAGAACAACCGACGAACCGCAGGCGCATAGAGGTTATAGAATCTCAACAAGCTCTATCATCCGATGACAAAAATGATGACGCACCTTCATCCGGAGAGAGATATACTTAAGCGAAAGCTCGAGCCTGAAAAGGTGACCTGACCAGCGATCCCGTCCCCAAACGGCGTCCGAAACATTTGGGCAGCGATCTTCGAGACAAGCTCAATGCCAACATGTGTGATCTACGCGTTCTCCTCAACCGCTCGAAGCCGATAGACCTTTAGAGACAGTTAGAACGAACTAAGACGCCATGCAGTTCTACGCTGTCGCAAAACGACGACAATGCATCCGCTGACCTGCACGCCTTTTTAAACTCCAATAGGGTACACTCGAGGCCGCAACTAAACGTCATCATGGGCGGCTCCCTCCTTGCGGTAATTCTGTTCGCTCTGTCAATGATTACCGCAGGCAAGCCGCGACATCGCAGAGGTGGCCGACTAAGTCACCAAATCACCCTCCGATAACCTTCTCGCCTAATGACACCGCTGGGATTCATATCCCCCATAATGACCCCCTTCTTGTCGTCCTAGGGATTGGGGAGTACGATGTCACAAAAGTACTCATCGACACGGGAAGCTCCGTCGACCTTATTTTTCGAGGAACACTCCAAAAGATGGGCATCGACCTCAACGATATCAAGGCATCATCCGCGACATTAACTGGATTCAACGACTCTTCTGAAACAATACTAGGAACGATCCATCTCCCAGTACGTGCCAGCGGAGTTACTCGAACGGTTAAATTTGTTGTCGTCAGCACGAAGGCGCCTTATCATGCGATCCTTGGGACCCCATGGATACACTCGATGCAGGCAGTCCCATCCACCTATCACCAGTGCATCAAGTTCCCGGGAACAGACGGCACAATTAAAACATTAGGAGGAGATCAGCAGGCCGCACGAGACCTACTGATCGCGACTGTTAAGCTCCAACGTTCTTCTCTGCCCGTCAACTCTGTCTCTCCCCCGATCGCTAAAGTCTGTCCTCAGAAGGAAGAAGTTCTCGAGTTACCCATCGACTTTACAGACCCAAGCAGGACCGCACGTGTCGGCGCATATCTATCTGACAATATGCAACAGTCGATTCTCAACTTCCTCAAGGAGAACGTATCTACGTTCGCGTGGTCCATGTCGGATATGAAGGATATCGATCCAGCAATAGTGACGCATGAGCTTAACGTTGACCCAACCTTCAAGCTCATCCGACAAAAGAGACGTAAGCTAGGCCCTGATAGGTCGAAGGCTGTAAACGAAGAAGTTGAGCGGTTACTCGGTGCCGACTCAATCACTGAGGTACGCTACCCTGAATGGTTAGCAAATCAAGTGGTGGTCAAGAAGAAGAATAGGAAGTGGCACATCTGCGTCGACTTCACTGACCTAAATAAAGCTTGTCCGAAGGACAGCTACCCTCTTCCCAATATCGACCGCCTAGTCAAATCCACAGTCGGAAACAAGATGCTCACGTTCATGGACGCATTCTCCGGATACAACCAGATCATGATGCATCCTGACGATTGCGAGAAAACAGCATTTATCACAGATAGGAGAACCTACTGTTACAAAGTCATGCCATTCTGCCTGATGAACGCGGGAGCGACTTAGCAACGGCTCGTGAATCGAATGTTCGCAGATAAGCTCGGCGACACCATGGAAGTATACATCGATGACGTGCTCGTTAAGTCGCTGTGTGTCGCCTACCACCTCGGCCATCTACGAGATTGTTTCGTAACTCTCAACAAGTACATCATGAAACTAAACCCGGCAAAATGCACCTTCGGAGTTTCCTCAGGTGAATTTCTCTGTTACATCGTAACACAACAGGGGATCGAAGCCAACCCAAAGCAGATCTTGGCGTTCCTGTACCTCCCGTGTCCGAAAAATAGCAGAGAAGTCCAAAGGCTCATGGGCCGGATTGCTGCACTCAATCGATTCATCTCTTGATCTACCGACAAGTGCCTACTGTTCTATCACCTCTTGCGTGGAAATAAGAAGTTTACCTGGGACGAGAAGTGCGAAGAAGCATTTACTCAACTCAAACAATATCTGACTACGCCGCCTGTACTCACCAAGCCGGATGTTGGGGATGTCTTATCTCTTTACGTCGCAGTCTCTCCCGCAGCAGTCAGTAGCGTCCTCATAAAGGAATACCGCAGCGAGCAAAAACCGATCTTCTACACAAGCAGAAGTATAACCGGTCCGGAAACCCGATACCCGACCCTGGAGAAGATGGCCCTGGCCGTAGTCGAAGCAGCAAGGAAACTCCGTCCGTATTTGCAGTCACATTCAGTCGAGGTACTAACCTACCAGCCTCTCCGAACAATACTACATAACACAAACAGATCAAGAAGACTAACGAAGTGGGCTATCGAGCTCGGTGAGCTTGACATCACTTACAAGAACCGTACACCAGCAAAGTCTCAAGTCCTGGCAGATTTTTTAGTTGAGCTGGCTCTAGAACTCGAACAAGACCTCGCACTCCCAAACCCAAACTGGACACTTCACGTCGACGGGTCTTCCACCAACAAAGGTTCAGGAGCCGGAGTCCAATTGCAATCACCGACCGGCGAGTTGATCAGATAGTCTTTTAGTTTTGGCTTCCCAGCGTCGAACAACGAAGCCGAGTACGAATCTTTAATCGTCGGACTCCACTTAGCTAAAGCCGTCAAGGCTAAATGCCTAAGCGCCTACTGCGACTCGCAGCTAGTTGCTAGCCAGTTCAGTGGCGATTACGACGCCCGCAACAACCGAATGGACACCTACCTCAATTTGGTCCAAGGCTTAGCAGGTGAGTTCGAATTCTTTGAGCTCACCAAGGTTCCCAGAGGAGAGAACATCAGCGCCGACACCCTCGCAGCCCTTGGTGGTAATCTTCGCGATCAAGTTAAAGGAACCATCCCAATTCACCGCATCGAGAGGCCAAGCATCGACATCTAAGCCGACCAAACGGTCATCGTGGCCCCAGTCACCGACCATTCGACTAGTCACGAGGCCACCATGGCGGATACCGAAGAGTCCGACCCCAACTGGAGAACAGAATTTATTGATTATCTCAGTAACGGAAAACTCCCAACCGACAAATGGACAACACGCCGACTAAAAACACATAGTGCCCATTATGTCGTCTTGGACCACGAACTCCATCAATGGACCGCAAGCAAAGTACTCCTCAAGTGCATTCACGGCGACGAAACCGTGTTGGTCATGGCCGAAACGCACGAGGGCGCTGGAGGCAACCATTCAGGCGGTCGAGCCTTGGCACTTAAAGTTAGGAGCCTGGGTTTCTTCTGGCCAACGATGAATACAGACTGCGAGTCCTACGCCAGACAATGGGACAAATGCCAACGACACGCACCCAGCATCCATTGCCCAACTGAAATGTTGCGCACAACGACAGCGCCATATCCATTCATGCGATGGGCCAAGGACATCATAGGCCCGCTTCCCAATTCTCGCCAACGACGTTTCGTTCTCGTCCTCACAGACTACTTCACAAATTGGATCGAGACAGAAGCTGTCCCTCAAGTGACGGACAAAGAAGTCCGCGTTTTTGTTTGGAAGAACATCATCTGCCGCCATGGCCTGCCTTACGAAATTGTTACCGATAACGGATCGCAGTTTATGTCGGGCAACTTCAAGGAATTCTTCAACAAGTGGAACATCCGACTGAGCCCTTCGACCCCCCGCTACCCGCAAGGAAATGGTCAGGCTGAATCCTCCAACAAGCTTATCATTGACGGCATCAAGAAACACCTAGACTTGAAGAAGGAACACTGGGCCGATGAACTCGACGGAGTCATGTGGAGTCACCGTACAACACCAAGAGGTGCGACCAAATCAACACCTTTCTCCCTTGCATACGGTGTCAAGGCGATGGCTCCCACAGAGGTCAACGTTACAAGCCTCCGATGCTCGAAAATGCCCCAGTACATTGAGCTCAAACAAGACATGCTGCTCGACACCCTCGACGAGATCGAAGAACGAAGGGACCAAGCTCTGCTCTGGATCCAAAACTATCAGCACCAAATACAGAGCTACTACACCAAAAAGGTCCGAGCAAGACCGCTTGAACTCGGCGATCTCGTCATGCGCAAAGTTTTCGAAAACACTAAAGAACTCAACGCCGGCAAGCTTGGGGCCAGATGGGAAGGACCTTACAAGATCGTCAAAGTCGTCAAACTAGGCGTCTATCGACTTGAGACATCACGCGGAGAAGAAGTGCCTCGAGCATGGAACTCAATGCACTTACGCCGCTTCTACTCATAAGGAGGTCTAAGGAAAGGCAAGTAACAGGCGTATCATTATCTCCGCTTCTTTACTCGACCTTTGATGAGCACCaccaaaaaaacaaatcgaGTTGATGCACCTTCGCGGTCACTTCTACTCGACCGAATAAATGCGCTTCAAACAACCACTTTTACTCGGGTaaaacgaactacgaatggcttgatcctcacccgaggtacgtaggcagctctaACCGGTCCAGCTGTAAAAACACCAAAGTCAAAACTTTTTCCTAGTCCTAATCGACCAACGAACGATCGACCAAACCTGCCAGTAATAGGACAGTCTTTGCATCGAGTGATTCCCGTACTGCCAACAGGCGGTACGCGGATACTCACATCCCACTATTCagctatgtcctgatcagacacttaGCTGAAGGACCCAATGGTCGCACGTCACCTATGCCTCTGACGCATTGACCGACCAAAAAGAGCGAAATCTAAACCTTTTTCCGACTAACGGGTAAGGGATTGGCCGCCCAGAACTCGATTGTCGCTGGAAAAACGGATAAAGAACCTTTCCCTCTTAACTCTACCATTCGGTATCTCGTCTTTGAGAATCGAATAACGTCCTTAGACATTATCTCAACTGAAACGCGACAAGGAACCGCGATACCTGAATAACCCGACAAAACGGGATTGACCAAAATCTCTTAGCGGGTTATTTTGTCGTCAATTTGCGAATTAAGGATCAAGGACCTATCGTTTCTAAGCAAACATGCTATAAGAACTTTCAGACTTGAGATTTAATTAAGACAATGCAAATATAGATAAAGACAACATATAAATCCAAATTTCGCTCAAACAGTAACTTGCCGACAaggtaaaaaatatgttaagtcGTACAACAAAGGGGTCCATCAGGACCACGACATACttcaaaagaaaaccaaaaaaaaaggctAAGTAATACAACAACAATCAGACGGCAGAGTCTTGGACGTTTCCATCCCCGGTCAACACGCTTGGAACAGGAGGATCCTGGGGGTCTTCAGCTACGAAGACAGTCGGGTCCTCTATACTGTCAGGAACAGGTGCGGGAAGATCCGCATCAAGATTCGAAGACGGGATGATCGGGGCGCTCCCTTTCTCCGTCTCGCTCGATGCCTCCTCCTCGTCTGCTTTCGGAGACGGCGTCTTCTCAGCtcgatcctcctcctcctcccgtCCCTCAGAAGAAGTATCAGAGACTAGAACAGGATCTTCGGGACCCACGTCCTTAGTCCCTTCTTCCCGGACCAAGGCATTATCTTTCTCGGGGCTCCCCTCCTCCGAAGCCGCAGTCCGCTATGTGGGGGCCGAAGTAATGTCCACCGCCGGCTCTCCAGACTGGCCTGCAGATTGATCCTCAACAACGTCACGCGAAGTCAAAAGCTGAGAGGCCGTCTCCGACCCAATCAGATCCACGTTCGATCCATATGTATCAAACGACGCCTTAAACCTTTCATCGACAAACCGCGAAGGGAGAAGTAGAGGAGAGAGAGCGAGATCACTGTCAGATAGCGGGTTGACGCGAAGATTAGCAGCCTCAGCCTCATGCAGCTTCTCCTGCTCTCATCTCCTGTGGGATCTCCGTCCCGCTATCTCTTATCATCTCGAGGCATTTCCTCATTCCCGAAGCCTGCCCATATAAGTTCTTTGTCTTCCCTAAGGCGTCGAGACGAGCGAGATAGTCGCGGATGCGACTAAAACAGCGATTTTCCTAATCGGTCATGGCAGCCTAGACCCTTTCCCTCTCACAAGTAACCTCTAGGCTTCGCGAGTCCTTCAGACGTTGTCTCTCCTTGATCAACTTCTCCACAGCAGCATCCCTCACTTCATGAAGCTCGGCCTTCTCCTTCTCGAGAGCCATAGTGGCCCACTCTAGCGAGCCTTCTCCCAAGCGAGTTCTTTCCTCGAAGCCCTATCAGACTTGAGCTTGCCTTCGAGCTCCTCGAATTTCACTTGAAAGACCTCTTTCTCTTTAGCAGCCTTGTCGTTCACTTTCTTGTGTTCAGCCCTCACTCTCTTGATCGCTTTTAACCTCGCCTGAGTAAGTTTTTCCAAAGCTCCCAGTTGAACCATTGTCTGCTTCAAGGTGCTGTCGTACTTCTCGACAAGGTAGTTCATGCCCCCGTCGCTCTGCAGAACAGCAAGGTAAAATTATTCAAAAGAATTCAACCTACTTTTTCGGTGGAAAAGGGAGAAAGGGAGAGCACATTACCCGCTTCCTCGTGAAAGCAGCATCGATGTACTCGTCTTTGAAATAAAGATCTCCTACTGGCGGTAGCTCCCTCATCCCACCACGGATCTGGTGTGTCAGCTCCGCGCACTTGAGAGGGTTAAAGATCAAAGGAGTCTTTTTGTCGTACGAAAATTGCACGCGATCGGGAAACTCGACCCCCCCCCCTCTCTTCGCAAGCGAACCTTCAGACCGAGTACCTCCTCTCGCTACCGATTCAGGAGCAGTCATCTCGCTCGCTGCAGACTCGCTCCTAGGTTCGCTTTCTGACGCTGAAacccttcttctcttctctgaaGGGGTTTCAAGAGAAGGACTCCCTCTCCCGGCGACATCACCAGAAGTAGTCCCATCGACAGATGGTCGCGTCTCCGTCTTGACAgatttcttcttcgtcttcttctttggCCTCTTCTCAGGCACCGGTTCGGTCAAATCGGTATCAGCGGGATCTCCCGCGTTGTCTTCTCAGCCCTCTACCGGCGCATTGTCTCGGTCGTCGGCAGAATCCTCCCGtgacctcttcttcttcttcgggcCCCCGGGAGCCTTATCGGGAGAAACGGCCTCTTCGAGGGGAGCGTTCTCGTCAAGAGACGTGGTTTGCTGCCCTGCAGTGACATTTCTCTTCGCCTTCtcgcttttcttcttcttaggaCTCGAAGCAGAAGGCTCTGCACCAACGTCCTCATCAACTAGGCTGGGGGCCTTTTCCTTAGAAGCCCCGACGTCTTCAGATCCTGTCGTCTCCGATGCACCAGCGGAAGTCGACTTCTTCGAAAGTAACTGCAGCTTCCCCTTTAACAGAGCGCTCAAATCTGGGACCCCATCCATCTCTCTCGCCTTGTTCAGAAGTTTTTGCTGCTTCCGAGTAAATAGAGATAAACAAGATTTGCGAGGGCCAAGTACACAAGGAAGCCTCGACTCCCAATCAACTGAAAAAAGGCGACCAAAACGCAAAGTCAGTGTAGCGAACTATCAACAAAATTGGGCGGACAAAAATCAAAGAGAAACCCCTCAACGAACTCACCTCTAGCAATCCGAGCCTGCTGACAACTTATctaaatacaatttaatatatttgtaatatATTTAGCTAATTTTAAACATGATGACACATGTTCTtagacataattatataactttttatatataattttaaacggCCTCTTTTTGATTCGTCGAACATCTAGATTATGGTGTGTTTGGTACGAAAAAATTCCTAAATGAAAtaattatgtgtttgttttgggtttgatagctaattgtaattatttagtaatgaataattacacaaaatctttcaaaataatgagtaaaaaataatcaaccatGTTTCAACTTTATACggacgaaaaaaaaaacttaggcggtctaggcggaaTTAGACTGTCAACGCGAGAATTAGACGGTCTTAGCGGATCAACGCCTAGCTATACTGATTTGGGCATATGCGTCGCGGTCAACTTCCAAACAGAAAacgcctaggcggctaggcaACCGCGTTTTTGAACAGGGGACGGCCAGAAAACTCGCACGAGTAAATTTATGTGAACTACTTAGACGGattcatttatatttaataaatacttgaATTTTGAAcgtatttatttcttttagtacaaggtttttgtatataatctatattataatagatgagtttttgctcactcctcagcgcgccacgtcagCGTTTTGTGGGCTCcgcttttaaaaagtgtgaaaaaatgtcaaatccatggctcgaacccgggttattgagatataaacaccaacatttataccaataagctaaatgatactttgtacattgatggtcgaacctaatatatatttatgaaggtcgcaagctcttgcttcttcggcttcttCTGAGGGTCGGGCCTACAAGTGCGTTAtaggtttcatttttaaatgatattcatcacattatatgaaaaaagcttaagtttgcaacaattatagttttctcatattgtaaactgttgtcgtttaacatgagtttagGTTCTTTTCATCactgtctcaaacaagtctgagttacagagttgcgacatgtgtctgttcgtaatctattttttcaccggtgaactcttcatgtccacatcttaaatcgcttgatcataaatgttcctgatttgtagcccctatataaaccctatatatatgattctcatctttgatgaactcaatctgcatctccacaaaactcattgattcctcttagattTAACCAACATCTAGAAAATGTTTATCTCTGTCTCTCCAATTCGTCAAGCCGGCGTCTCGtcatccgtcactcaaccttcgaatATCTCCGTCTTGGTcatagtagtcagagcatagcctctggcttcctcgcttctgggattccctgaacttcaagaaagacagagagtttgtgagaatcacggttctcttccttgatgaaaaggtaagttaatcttcgatctataacacttatttaacataattattttaatttatttcatgattctttgttgaataatattatttgcaaattccgtgattcatgggtttactcccgtcggacgtgcgaatcattacatgccatctttgaaagctggttccattgtgaaagtcgatcgttttgaggtttctaggtgctcaagcatgtacaagataactgatcattcattactcattcgtttcatctcactaaccattattgatgaagtcatcacgggtgtTCCTGAGATCAACTcttcagtcaagattagactgttcgacaatctccaagtgattgcgaacacaaacctagaactcccacgtatattatcatattgcatctgggtttatattatgttttgatattataactgatatttaaactcacagatgtggttgggcaaatccCTTCTGTCCAGGGCTATggcctcaccaaagaaacaactcgagtcgttatccgtctcctcattgatccgtaagaaacaatcaacacataattTCCTTTATATTACTATCTATAAtttgctaacatcaataatcaaaaatatttcatacccaagatttgtggtcgtctatttatctctcttacttatcaatttaattttacacaaatctttattttactgtttaaaagaaaccacaataacttaaacaatcaaaacaccaaaaaactagaatcccaaaaaagacgaatcattaatgatcacctctctttttgtctaatcttacaaataaacttcaaaacaaatataccaaaccaatcaactcaactaaaactcaacaacacatacattgagccagctaaacaaatataaactacacggccaaatatttaacaatttacaaacttatgcttacgaagaagacgaagactacaaccaagatcagtgaaattacctaaataaaaaagcagagtaagttataaactttaataaatacaactaacaatgattttggtttacatattacccatcaaataaaagagaaacaaacacagccacaccaggagatacaagagacaatcccaacagacacaaaggcgGTAACAAgatctccacctgctcactcctcttgtcttataaaaatagtttatacgCTCAATGTCAACATGCCAACGCTAttttcttcttatgagaaatacatatattcgtttaaaatCCATTAAGACTcaaatactaattgtcactcattttatagttatttctacaagtcttcatatatttattttaaaggtCTGGTAAAAAcaacaagtttaaaagtaaaaaaaaaacatataaccaacataataagaataaaaaaaattagggaaaattgccaaaacagaataaaaaaacagaatGGTTGTCCCTATGGTATAAATTCAACTTTGTCCATTTTATCTCTCTTTTACCCTTTTATTTctgaaacttaataaaataaatagttttatgaatcaaaaaaattattaaaaatataaactattaatGGAACACCAATATACAGAaggacatattttttattttttcaaaaacttaataaataaaatttccaatttacgttctactaaaagtagaaATCGTCTTCTACGGAAATTGGGTTAGTAGAATGCAAAATCCAGAATAAACACGTACATCTACTTGTTTTGGAACGTAAAATCTACTTTTGATTCAATATCTAAATATGGGGAATGCGAATTCTACTAATTGTAAAGATATCTACGTTTCTGAAAAATGCAGTTTCTACTTTTAACAAGTATTCTAACATTTATCGAACGTGAAATCTGAAAACTACACAAACGTCT
The window above is part of the Brassica napus cultivar Da-Ae chromosome C8, Da-Ae, whole genome shotgun sequence genome. Proteins encoded here:
- the LOC106360221 gene encoding uncharacterized protein LOC106360221, which encodes MAQDDTTFGASGEELTPTPEAAPPIPADFMSSVMARFAQQDEVQKMTNEQLDALVAAFTAPDGQTSRPQLIRCRLFNTNPTAMGDDHISDESEPNEPLPADAPQIGPDLATIRDIAELKLNFQQISSKIHQATSAAPQIESVLTATSRTPFTSTLTDVQLRKIEKLRLSEYKPEGDPVEHMTAFNITMARARLSDEERDAGYCQLFVETLHEQALTWFTQLEENSISSFRDLSAAFFKTYIMFTKRSATASSLWNLSQTQGHSLRDYMEKFKVVVLRIAIPDDIAIDTLMNTLWVRSKFREDLYQNPTTSLQDAIACSHNIIRMEEDTKAIISRLNAAKPPATKTAHTRAEPRQHAPSDKNNRKNGFMYIVDENNVPVSNMVVRGEGWNKWVKELDSPDEPTNDVCTTQPDLTTGPSRTVDLTKHCKYHDAKGHDTTECKSLYAHYLSSLGNGDFKVEPLKAKPKNGKS
- the LOC106360233 gene encoding uncharacterized protein LOC106360233 — translated: MTHLHPERDILKRKLEPEKGTLEAATKRHHGRLPPCGNSVRSVNDYRRQAATSQRWPTKSPNHPPITFSPNDTAGIHIPHNDPLLVVLGIGEYDVTKVLIDTGSSVDLIFRGTLQKMGIDLNDIKASSATLTGFNDSSETILGTIHLPVRASGVTRTVKFVVVSTKAPYHAILGTPWIHSMQAVPSTYHQCIKFPGTDGTIKTLGGDQQAARDLLIATVKLQRSSLPVNSVSPPIAKVCPQKEEVLELPIDFTDPSRTARVGAYLSDNMQQSILNFLKENVSTFAWSMSDMKDIDPAIVTHELNVDPTFKLIRQKRRKLGPDRSKAVNEEVERLLGADSITEVRYPEWLANQVVVKKKNRKWHICVDFTDLNKACPKDSYPLPNIDRLVKSTVGNKMLTFMDAFSGYNQIMMHPDDCEKTAFITDRRTYCYKVMPFCLMNAGAT